TAATAGCACACCCCTTGTTCAGACACTCCTCCATGAATTTTCTGGCTTCGTGTGTTCTCCCATCCCGGCAAAGACTCTGGAGCAGTAAGTTAATTTCAACTGGGCCTGGGAAAAAACCTTTTAGTACCATCTCTCTTACCACATCGCAAGCCTCAGACAACTTCCCTTCTCTACGAAACCCATGCATAAGTACGCTGTAGGTAATAGAGTTTGGACTCCACCATTGCTCTTCACTCATGTTCATCATCTCTCTTGCCTCTAACGATTTCCCCGTTCTGCACATCCCATTTAACAGAGCCGTGTACGACACAGTATTTGGTTTGTATCCATGTGCGTGCATAACCTGAAGCAGCTTCTTGGCTTTGTCCACCTCACCCAAACGACAGAAGCCATTGACAACTGTTGTATAAGTCACTACATCGGGAGGGCAATGTCCCTTTGACAGCATTTCGTTAATGAGATCTTTTGCCTCAGACATTCTTCCTTCTTTGCACAATCCATGAACTATAGCACTATAACACACCTTATCAATCCGAAACCCTTTTCCCTCAGCCTCTTTAAGAAACAAAAGAGCCGCATCAGGATGACCATTCTTTGTGAGCATATGAATAAGATTATTGTAAGTGACTTGATCCGGCACCAGACCATGCTCTTTCGCCATTTTCTCcatcaagtttctcacttccACAATACGGTTCTCTTTGCAAAGAAAGCCCATTATGGTATAGTAACTAACTTTATCCGGCGCACATCCTTTACTAGGCATCTCCTCGAGTAGCTCAACAGCTTCCTCAACTCGACGCAAGTCACAATACCCTCTGATCAAACAATTATAAGTCACCACATCTGGCACTATACCAATAACCTGCATTCGTTCCATAAACCGTAAAGCTTTCTCCAACCTATTCGCCCTCACGAAAACATCAATAGCCGTGTTGCAAACCAACAAGTCAGGCTCAACACCAGCTCTCTGCATAAGAGTCAACACCTTCAAAGCATCCCTCAGCTGACCTGCTCTACTATACGATACCATCACAAGCGAAAAGGCTTTAGGGGTTCGATGTATACCTCTACGTTTCATCAAAACAAGAACTCTTCTCGCACCTTGACAGAGCTTAGTCTTGCTAAGAACCTCGAGCATGGAGTAATACACAACGGGGTGGTGGCGATACCGCCACTGACGATCCGCCCAGTAGAAGAACTTGAGAGCAACACGCTCGTCGTCTTGCGAGCGTAGAACGGCGCAGACTTGCGGTGGTTTAAGGCTCCTTAGAAGATTCCTCATTTCGCCTTCGTGCTTTGGGTTCCAAGATGACCTGAGATTAATCAATCGGTTCGTCTCTCTCACCAGAGGGTGCCTAGATTCATCTTCTTCCACGTCGAAGCTACGGTTTACGTCTTCTCTCGATTGCGGGATCTTCCCGAAAGATTCCAGAACAGACAAATCATCACCATTGTCCCATTCGTCGAGACTttcttcatcgtcttcttctGTTAATTCATT
This region of Brassica napus cultivar Da-Ae chromosome C5, Da-Ae, whole genome shotgun sequence genomic DNA includes:
- the LOC106411529 gene encoding pentatricopeptide repeat-containing protein At5g39710; this encodes MLNLRLTRILRRPLIRFSASPISNGETDASISTFSSETPAFNHGPLREGVCHGEDDHLSGEVTQLGFGKSPPLNVSEAESGEIRNPRFISFDEINELTEEDDEESLDEWDNGDDLSVLESFGKIPQSREDVNRSFDVEEDESRHPLVRETNRLINLRSSWNPKHEGEMRNLLRSLKPPQVCAVLRSQDDERVALKFFYWADRQWRYRHHPVVYYSMLEVLSKTKLCQGARRVLVLMKRRGIHRTPKAFSLVMVSYSRAGQLRDALKVLTLMQRAGVEPDLLVCNTAIDVFVRANRLEKALRFMERMQVIGIVPDVVTYNCLIRGYCDLRRVEEAVELLEEMPSKGCAPDKVSYYTIMGFLCKENRIVEVRNLMEKMAKEHGLVPDQVTYNNLIHMLTKNGHPDAALLFLKEAEGKGFRIDKVCYSAIVHGLCKEGRMSEAKDLINEMLSKGHCPPDVVTYTTVVNGFCRLGEVDKAKKLLQVMHAHGYKPNTVSYTALLNGMCRTGKSLEAREMMNMSEEQWWSPNSITYSVLMHGFRREGKLSEACDVVREMVLKGFFPGPVEINLLLQSLCRDGRTHEARKFMEECLNKGCAINVVNFTTVIHGICQNDEVDAALSLLDDMYLINKHADVFTYTALVDALGKKGRIEEATKLLNKMLHKGIDPTPVTYRTVIHRYCQMGKVDDLVAILEKMLLRQKCRTVYNQVIEKLCGLGKLEEADKILGKVLRTASTSDAKTCYVLMEGYLKKGAPLSAYKVACRMFNRDLIPDVKMCEKLSKRLVLEGKVEEADQLMLRLVERGRLSPIPLKQSMVS